The window GGGTACCTGCCAGGTATATGTAGTTCAGTCCTCTAGCCATGATCTTCTCCTACGCCCTGGTGAAGCGGTAGACACTAAGCTGGCCTCAATCGGTTGCTTGTGCTTCCTGGGGAGCGGCGGGCTTTCTCGTCCTCCACTCCGGACGATCCTTCACGACCAGCACTCGCATGACGTTATCACGCTGTCTCAGGGCCGCTTCGATCGCCTTGGGCGTTTCGCCAGACAGGTTTAGGCGATAGATGATGTAGTACCCCTCGTTCAGCTTGCGTATCGGATAGGCAAGCCGTCGGGAGCCCCACTCGTCGACATCCACGACCTCCCCTCCGACACGCTCGACCTGAGCGGCGACGGCGTCCTTCTCCGTCTGAAGCTGCTGTTCACTGAGGTTCGGGTCGAGGATGAGGTTGAGATCGTATACACCTTGGCTCGGCATGAGTCACCTCCTTCACGTGGCCGGTGGCGGTCCGCCCGACGCTTCGGTTCCGTTCACGATCCGACGATGTTCGAGGGAAATCGACCGGGTGCCGGTTCCGAAGATGGGCCGGGAGGTCTCCGCCCTCTCCAGCACAGGCTCGCCGCATATGCGGCAAATTGCGATTGTAGCACGTGTTCCCTGGTCCGGGCCGGCCCCCCGGCGACGGCAGCCCAGCAGGAGCAGAGCGAGGAATATGGTGGTCCTAGCTGCCGGTCACCTCATCCGCCACCCGCTGGGCGTCCCGTATGCAGTCGTTCACCGCCACGCCGCTCAAGGCGTTCCCGGCGAGCGCGAGTCCGGGCATGGACCGTACGGCGGCGAGCGCCTCGCCGATCCTGGAGAGATGGCCCGGCAGGTACTGCGGGATGGCGCGCGGGATGCGAACGGTCTCGCTCATCAGCGGCTCTGCTGTGATGCCCATGGTGAGGCGAAGGTCGCGGCGTACCGCTGCCAAGGCCTCGGCCTCGTCCAAGCTGGCGAAGGCCGGATCGACGCTGCCGCCCGCGATGACCCGCAGCAGTACCGTTCCCGGCGGGGCGCTCCCCTCGAAGAGCGCGGAGGTCCATATGACGCCCAGGCTCCTGACCCCTTCGCCGCGCGGAACGAGGAAGCCGAAGCCGTCCAGAGCGTGCGGCACGTCGACGCGACCGAACGCGAGGGCGAAGACGGTGACGTCGGCGTAGGGGATCTGCCGCAGTGGGGCGGCTGCCGCGGGCAAGAGCGGGTGCAGCAGGTCGGCGCTCACGAAGGCGGGGGTAGAGAGGACGACGCGGGCCGCTGCCAGCCTCTCTCCCCCTGCCAGCGTCAGCTCGAACCCGGAGTCCGCAGCCCACTTCAAAGATTCGACCTCGGCGCCTGCGACGACGCTCTCCCCCAACTGCCGGGCCAGCTCGGCAGTGAGGGTTCCCATCGATCCTGGAGCGAAACTGTAGAGGGCCGCGCTCGCCGGTCTGCCGGCTCCTCTCGAAGCCCGTTGCATCTTCGCCATCCCCTTGAGGAGGCTGCCGTGCTCGCGCTCCAGTTGCCTGATCCTGGGGAAGAGAGCGTCGACGCTCAGCTGCCGGGCGTCGCCGGCGGCGACCCCGAGGACCATCGGAGAGGCCAGCGAGCGGGCCGCCTCAGGGCCGAAGTGGCGGGCTGCGAAAGCGAAAACCGTCTCCTCGCCGGAAGGAGGTGTTCCCGCCAGGAAGGGCTCCAGCAGCGCCCGAACCTTGCCGGCGGGGGAGAGGAGTTCGCTCGAAAGGAACTCCTGGGGCTTGAGCGGTACCGGTCGCAGGCCGCCAGCGCGGTAGAGATAACGTTTGCGCGCCCGCGGCGAGGCCTCGATGAGCTCCTCTTCCAGACCCAGCAGGGATATGAGGTCGAACGTCGCCTGGGAAGGCTGGAAGCCGTTCGGACCCCAGTCGAACGTGAAACCGCCGGAGCTGCTCGAGCGAACCTTCCCGCCTGCGACCTCTTCTCTCTCCAGCACCTTGATCGACCAGTCCGGGCGCCTCCGCCTGATCTCGAAGGCGGCGCTGAGCCCCGCTACTCCCCCACCAACAACTGCGACGTCGAAACTCACGAACCCCACGATACTTTCGCCAGGGGTAGCGGAGCAGGGACAATGTGCCCGCTGCTCGCGCCGACCTTATACTCCCCCACATGACCCCGGCTGCCGAGAAGATCCAGGCGAACGCCTCCAGCTACTGCGACATCGCGCCCGGGCATCCGTACCACGGCCCCTATCACGACGAGGAGTACGGTTTCCCCGTTGCCGAGGACGACGTGCTGTTCGAGCGGCTCGTGTTGGAGATCAATCAGGCGGGCCTATCCTGGCTCACCGTGCTGCGGAAGCGGGAGGCGTTCAGAGCAGCCTTCGATGGCTTCTCTCTGGAACGGGTCGCCGATTACGGGGCGGTCGAGCGCGAGCGACTGCTCGGCGACGCCGGGATCATCCGTAACCGGCTGAAGGTCGACGCCGCCATCGAGAACGCCCGCCGGATACTAGGGTTGCGTGAGGAGTACGGCTCGTTCAAAGGGTGGCTGGACGCTCATCACCCACTTCGACACGACGAGTGGACGAAGCTGTTCCGCGCGACGTTCCGTTTCACAGGGGGAGAGATAGTGGGCGAGTTCCTGATGAGCACGGGTTACCTGCCTGGAGCGCACCGGACCGACTGCCCGGTCGCCGCGCGTATCCTCGAGCTCTCCCCGCCTTGGACGCGGCGCCCCTGATCGAGGGGTCTCTTCGCTTCGATTGGGAGCCACACGACCCTGGCTCCTGCGGATGCGGTGCTATAGCTGGGAAGTGAACCACACCGGAGTAGGTCCGGACGGATAGACCATCATCGGGGGCGAGTTGATCAGCGCGAACCAATCAGTAGCCGCGTCATCGCTGCTGGTGACGTCGGCTGTCCTCCTCTACCTGGGTGGCGTGGCTCGCGCCTGGCGTCGGGCCGGGATCGGCAGGGGTATCTCCTGGGGCCGGGCGATCGCAGGATCCCTGGGCTTCATCGCCTTGGGCATCGCCCTGAGTCCTCCTTTGGAGGCGCTGTCGGCCCTCCTCTTCTCTGCCCACATGGCCCAGCACCTCCTCCTGGTGCTGGTGGCAGCTCCGCTGCTGGTGGCAGGCGTACCGCTGCTGGCGCTGCTTTGGCTTCTGCCGTCGGGCCGGCGCCGGACCGTAACGATGACTCTGAAGAGGAGCCGGGCAGGCGGCCTCTTGTGGATGAGCGCCACTCATCCGGTGGTCGCCTGGAGCGCGTTCGTGCTGCTGCTCTGGCTCTGGCACCTGCCTTCCGTCTACGAGGCAGCGCTGACCAGAGGTAGCGTCCACGTCATCGAGCACGCCTCGCTCACAGGGGCAGCCATGCTCTTCTGGTGGGTGCTGCTCCAGCCGCTGGGGCGGCGGCGTCTGGCCCCGATCGCCGCGCCGCTGTTCCTCTTCCTGGCCACCCTCCAGGGCGGCGTACTGGGAGCGATGATCACGTTATCGCCCGAACCCTGGTACGACCAGTACCGGCGTATCGCCCAGGTTCAAGGCTACTCGGCCGCAACCGACCAGCAACTGGCAGGACTGCTCATGTGGATCCCCCCGTCGGCCGTATACCTGGGGGTCGCAAGCTGGATGCTCTACCGCAGCCTGACCGCTTCCCGAGCCGGGCACGGGCTCAGCGATCCGCGGCCCGCCGCCCGGCTCAACGCGCTTCTCGCCCTCGGCGTCGGACTGTCGATGCTCGGCGCCGCGGCGGTGAAGCGAACGCTCACCTGACGGCCCCGGCCGGGAAAGGAAGCCCGATGTCAGACGACCACTCGAACGAAGTATCTGAACGAGATGGGAGGCGAGAGCGGAAGCTGGCGCAGATAGACCGGCGCGGATTCCTCAAGGTCGGAGGGGTGCTCATCGCAGCCGGAATCCTGACGTCGTGCGACGCCTCGACGCCGCGGGAACCGACACCCGTCCCGCCTCGGCCCTTGCCGCCCAGCGCCCCCGAGTCGTTCGTACCGGGCCCTTACGAGGAGGTGCCGATGACCCCCTCCGAAGCGCCCGACCCGAACGTCCTCGAGTTCTTCTCGTCGCACGAAGCGCGAACCGTAGAAGCCCTGGCAGCAACCATCCTTCCCGGCACGGCGGACGATCCCGGCGCCCGTGAGGGCGGGGTCCTCAACTACATAGACCACCTGCTGGCCCACCGGCACGGCTTCGCCCAACCGATCTACCGGATGCCTCCGTTCGCCGAACCCTACTTCGGCGAGGAGCCTCCGGAAGAGGCCGAGGGCCCGCAACCTATCTGGGTAGAGGCCGACAAGCTGCCGCGCTACGGATACCAGTCGAGCCTCACGCCTCGAGAGATCTACCGGAAGGGGGTGCAGCAGGTCGACGCCTACTGCCGGGAGCGTTTCGGCGCGCCCTTCGTGGAACTCGCGGAAGGCGACCAGGAGGCCGTGGTGGAGACGATGGCCGAGTCGCCGGGTGAAGTGTTCGGCCCGGTAGCACCGGGGCAGCCGCAGAGGGGTGGCGGCCCACAGGATGAGGTGGGCTTCCATGCGCCGGCTCTTCGGGAGTTCTTCGAAGTAGTGCGTAACCACGTGATCGAGGGGATGTTCGCCGACCCGCTCTACGGCGGCAACAGGAACCTGGCCGGCTGGTACCTGCTCGGCTATCCGGGGGCGCAGCGGGCATACACGCCGGTCGAGTTCCAGACCGAAGGCACCGTCAAGGAGCCGCAGAGCATAGCCGAGCTGCCGCACTTCCATCCGGGCCAACCGGTGAACGAGTACGTGATCCTGCCGGTCACCGGCAGCGACAGCCGGAAGCGCCGCAGATGACGGCCGGCTGCCGACCGATCGGAAGGACGCCATGACGGTCGTCCATCCGAAAGTCGACGTAGTAACCATGGGCGCCGGCTGGACCGCAGCCATCATCGCCTGGAAGCTCACCAACGCCGGTCGCAGCGTCGTTTCCCTCGAACAGGGCCCCACCCGCTACGCCGATCCCGACTTCGCCTGGAATCACGACAGCCTGCGCTACTCGGTCCGCAAGGCGATGATGCAGAACATCAGCGAGGAGACCTGGACCTGGCGGCCCGACAGCCGCTCCCCCTCACTGCCGATGAGGCGCTTCGGCGCCTTCCATCCAGGTCAGGGGGTAGGGGGATCCGCGGCTCACTGGTCCGCGATGCTCTGGCGCTTCACCCCGTACGACTTCAACTACCGCTCCTACTACGTCGAGCGGTACGGCGAGGAGAAGCTGCCGGAGGGGAGCACGGTAAGGGATTGGCCGGTCAGCTACGAGGAACTGGAGCCTTACTACGACGCCTTCGAGTACGACATCGGCGCCTCGGGCAGGTCCGGCAATCTGCGCGGTGAGCTTATACCGGGCGGCAACCCGTTCGAGGGCCCTCGCAGCCGGCCCTTCCCCAATCCTCCGCTGGATTCGACCATCCCTTCCTACATCTTCGCCGACGCCGCCCGCGGCCTCGGATACCACCCCTTCCCGCAACCCTCGGGGATCCTGTCGCGGGCTTACACCGACCCGTTCGGTCGGACCCGGAGCAGCTGTCTCTACTGCGGTTTCTGCACCCGCTTCGGCTGCGAAGTCGACGCCAAGTCGACCGGCATCACCACGCATACCCCGTTGGCCCTCCAGAGCGGCCGTTACCGTATCAGGGCCCATGCCAAGGTCATCGGGGTCGAAACGAACGACCAAGGGTTGGCGACCGGGCTGACCTACGTGGACCAGCTCACCGGCGAGGAGCATTTCCAGCCGGCCGAAGTGGTGGTCCTCGCGGGCTACACGCTGAGCAACGTGCGGATGCTGCTGCTCTCCCGCTCCCGCGAGCATCCGGACGGGATCGGCAACGACCGCGGCCAGTTGGGCATGAACTGCACCCACCAGATCTGGGACAGCCCCGCTACCGGTGTCTTCGAGGGCCGTCGTTTCAACCTCTACATGGGCAACACCTCGACGCTCCAGGTCATCTACGACTTCTACGGCAACGCCATAGACCACGGCGAGGTCGACTTCATCGGCGGCTCCTCGGCCTTCTCTACGATCGGTGAGCGGGAACCGGTCACTTCGGTGGGAGGGATGCCGGTCACCGGTGGCAAGCGGTGGGGGCGTGAGTGGAAGGAGGCCATGAGGCGCAACTGGGACTCGTACGTGCCGGTGACCATCCAGGGCGAAAGTCCCGCCTACCGCTGGTTCTATTACGACCTCGACCCGAACTACAAGGACGTCTACGGTCAGCCTCTCCTGCGCTACACCTTCGATTGGACCGACAACGAGCGCAACCTCTACCGCTTCATGCGCGATCGCACAGCCCAGATCCTGCGGGAGATGGGTCCGACCAGCAGCAGCACCAAAGATGAGATGCCCGACTACAACATCCACACCTACAACAGCACCCACATGACCGGCGGAGCGATCATGGGGCGAGATCCTGGCGATTCGGTGACCAACAAGTACGGGCAGGTCTGGGACACGCCGAACGTTTTCGTTACCGGGGCGGCTCTATACCCGCAGAACCCGGCCGCCAATCCCACCGGCACCCTGGCCGCGCTCGCCTATATGACAGGTGACGCGATGAGCCGACGCTACTTCGACGATCCGGCCGAGCTGCTGACTTAGATGCGCGTGCAGCACGCGCGCTGCATCAATGGGCAACGGGAACACAGGCCACTGTGGACGAGCGACCTACCTCTCATGATCAGGTCATCTACCGCGTCATCCAACGTGCACTACAGCAAGGAGGCGGTCTATGAGCACGATAGTCGGCATGTTCGACGATCAGAAAGCAGCGCAGAAGGCGGTGACGGGACTCGACGCCCTTGGCCTGGAGGAGGGGAGCATCCACGTCCTGAGCCGCGGGGAGCTGGAGCGGGACGGGTCGCTGATCGGCGACCTGGCGAGGGCGTTCCGGGCAGGCAACGGCGCCGTCTCGAGTGAACTGATGCGCCTGGGGCTGGACCGCGAGGAGGCCGAGTTCTACGAAGAGGAGCTCGACGAGGAGAGCCTGCTGGTGGTCGTTCGAGCCGACGGCGAGAACGGCGACCGGGCCATGAGCGTCATGCAGGAGGCCAACGCGGCGTTCAAGGAGAGTTGAGCGGCGCAGGGGGAGTCCTGCCACCTACCCGGCGATCGATCCCCAGCGGGGCTCGCATATGACGCGGCGCTGGCCGCTGACAGCCTCCTACGGCTATAGCCCAGCCTCAGACGGCTATCACCGCCTCGCACGGATTGTGGTCCGAGGCGAGGCTGTAGTCTGCGATCACCCGGGCCTCTACCGCCTTCGCCGCTCCGTTTACGAAGATGTAGTCGATGGTGCGGGCGAGGAAATCGTGCCCGTGCATCTCGGGGTCACCCGAGGGGAAGGTGACACGCTCGGTTTCAGGCACGTGAGCGAGTACGTCATGGAGCGATTCGGCCAGTAGCCGCACCTCAGGCGAGTCGGGATGTGCGTTCAGATCGCCCGCCAGTGCCACAGGCCTGCCGCCCATCTCCTGTACCCTCTCGAGGAGTTGACGCGCCTGTCGGGCCCGCTGCTCCTCGGTGAGGCCGAGGTGAGTCACCATGACCGTAAGCGCTTCGCCCTTACCGTTCGCCTCGACAGTGGCAGAGAGGACGACGCG of the Trueperaceae bacterium genome contains:
- the rpsF gene encoding 30S ribosomal protein S6, with amino-acid sequence MPSQGVYDLNLILDPNLSEQQLQTEKDAVAAQVERVGGEVVDVDEWGSRRLAYPIRKLNEGYYIIYRLNLSGETPKAIEAALRQRDNVMRVLVVKDRPEWRTRKPAAPQEAQATD
- the hemG gene encoding protoporphyrinogen oxidase, with the translated sequence MGFVSFDVAVVGGGVAGLSAAFEIRRRRPDWSIKVLEREEVAGGKVRSSSSGGFTFDWGPNGFQPSQATFDLISLLGLEEELIEASPRARKRYLYRAGGLRPVPLKPQEFLSSELLSPAGKVRALLEPFLAGTPPSGEETVFAFAARHFGPEAARSLASPMVLGVAAGDARQLSVDALFPRIRQLEREHGSLLKGMAKMQRASRGAGRPASAALYSFAPGSMGTLTAELARQLGESVVAGAEVESLKWAADSGFELTLAGGERLAAARVVLSTPAFVSADLLHPLLPAAAAPLRQIPYADVTVFALAFGRVDVPHALDGFGFLVPRGEGVRSLGVIWTSALFEGSAPPGTVLLRVIAGGSVDPAFASLDEAEALAAVRRDLRLTMGITAEPLMSETVRIPRAIPQYLPGHLSRIGEALAAVRSMPGLALAGNALSGVAVNDCIRDAQRVADEVTGS
- a CDS encoding DNA-3-methyladenine glycosylase I, with product MTPAAEKIQANASSYCDIAPGHPYHGPYHDEEYGFPVAEDDVLFERLVLEINQAGLSWLTVLRKREAFRAAFDGFSLERVADYGAVERERLLGDAGIIRNRLKVDAAIENARRILGLREEYGSFKGWLDAHHPLRHDEWTKLFRATFRFTGGEIVGEFLMSTGYLPGAHRTDCPVAARILELSPPWTRRP
- a CDS encoding cytochrome c oxidase assembly protein; translation: MTSAVLLYLGGVARAWRRAGIGRGISWGRAIAGSLGFIALGIALSPPLEALSALLFSAHMAQHLLLVLVAAPLLVAGVPLLALLWLLPSGRRRTVTMTLKRSRAGGLLWMSATHPVVAWSAFVLLLWLWHLPSVYEAALTRGSVHVIEHASLTGAAMLFWWVLLQPLGRRRLAPIAAPLFLFLATLQGGVLGAMITLSPEPWYDQYRRIAQVQGYSAATDQQLAGLLMWIPPSAVYLGVASWMLYRSLTASRAGHGLSDPRPAARLNALLALGVGLSMLGAAAVKRTLT
- a CDS encoding gluconate 2-dehydrogenase subunit 3 family protein, with protein sequence MSDDHSNEVSERDGRRERKLAQIDRRGFLKVGGVLIAAGILTSCDASTPREPTPVPPRPLPPSAPESFVPGPYEEVPMTPSEAPDPNVLEFFSSHEARTVEALAATILPGTADDPGAREGGVLNYIDHLLAHRHGFAQPIYRMPPFAEPYFGEEPPEEAEGPQPIWVEADKLPRYGYQSSLTPREIYRKGVQQVDAYCRERFGAPFVELAEGDQEAVVETMAESPGEVFGPVAPGQPQRGGGPQDEVGFHAPALREFFEVVRNHVIEGMFADPLYGGNRNLAGWYLLGYPGAQRAYTPVEFQTEGTVKEPQSIAELPHFHPGQPVNEYVILPVTGSDSRKRRR
- a CDS encoding GMC family oxidoreductase — translated: MTVVHPKVDVVTMGAGWTAAIIAWKLTNAGRSVVSLEQGPTRYADPDFAWNHDSLRYSVRKAMMQNISEETWTWRPDSRSPSLPMRRFGAFHPGQGVGGSAAHWSAMLWRFTPYDFNYRSYYVERYGEEKLPEGSTVRDWPVSYEELEPYYDAFEYDIGASGRSGNLRGELIPGGNPFEGPRSRPFPNPPLDSTIPSYIFADAARGLGYHPFPQPSGILSRAYTDPFGRTRSSCLYCGFCTRFGCEVDAKSTGITTHTPLALQSGRYRIRAHAKVIGVETNDQGLATGLTYVDQLTGEEHFQPAEVVVLAGYTLSNVRMLLLSRSREHPDGIGNDRGQLGMNCTHQIWDSPATGVFEGRRFNLYMGNTSTLQVIYDFYGNAIDHGEVDFIGGSSAFSTIGEREPVTSVGGMPVTGGKRWGREWKEAMRRNWDSYVPVTIQGESPAYRWFYYDLDPNYKDVYGQPLLRYTFDWTDNERNLYRFMRDRTAQILREMGPTSSSTKDEMPDYNIHTYNSTHMTGGAIMGRDPGDSVTNKYGQVWDTPNVFVTGAALYPQNPAANPTGTLAALAYMTGDAMSRRYFDDPAELLT
- a CDS encoding endonuclease/exonuclease/phosphatase family protein — translated: MQLRLVTYNIKSGLYHPDGLEAVARVLEEADPDVVALQEVDRGTRRARNEDQTAWLAARLEMPYHCFGAATPWDGGGEYGVGLVSDLPLVGPKVDHLWVPHGEGVGHGAREPRVVLSATVEANGKGEALTVMVTHLGLTEEQRARQARQLLERVQEMGGRPVALAGDLNAHPDSPEVRLLAESLHDVLAHVPETERVTFPSGDPEMHGHDFLARTIDYIFVNGAAKAVEARVIADYSLASDHNPCEAVIAV